The stretch of DNA CCAGAGCGGCGCTTTCCCCGATTATCAGGCCGCGGACTGGCTGGCGATGGCCAAGCGGGTGATGGTGCTCAACGCCAATGGCCGCATCGTCTACGACTATGACATGAAGATCGCCGAGCCCTTCGAAAAGCCGGGTGGCGAGGCGGGCGTCGATCTGTGGCCGGGGCTGGAAGGGCTCGCCCAGGTGCCGGTGCTGCTGATCCGTGGCGCCCTGTCGGACATTCTCTCGCCCGAAACGCTGGGGCAGATGACGCGCCGTCTGCCCAGGGCCGAGGCCGTCACCGTGCCGCATATCGGCCATGCCCCCACGCTGGACGAGCCCGAGGCCGCCGAGGCGATCGAGCGCCTGCTGGCCAGAGTAGCAACGTCGGTAGCCTGAAAGCATGAGTGGTTTGAAAGTTCTGCATCTCCATTCCAGCTTCGATCCGGGCGGGAAGGAGCTGCGCTGCGTCCAGTTGATGAATGCCTTCGGGCCCGATCTGCATCACAGCGTGGTGTCCGCCGTGGCCGGGGCGATGGGCGCGGCCCAGCGGCTGCAGCCGGGGCTTCATGTCGATCTGGCGGTGGATTATCCCTCGCTGCAGGGCAAGCCGACGCCGGGCAGGCTGATGGCGCTGGCCAAGGCGATGGCGCCCTACGATCTGGTGTTGACCTATAATTTCGGCGCGATGGATGCGGTGATGGCGCATACGCTGTTCGGCGATGTGCTGCGCCTGCCGCCGCTGGTCCATCATGAGGATGGCTTCAACCAGGATGAGGTCGAGAAGCGCAAGCCGGGCCGCAACTGGTATCGCCGCATCGCGCTGGGCCGGGCCAAGGCGCTGGTGGTGCCCTCGCAGCGGCTGGAGGCGATTGCCGTCACCGAATGGCACCAGCCGCATGGCAAATTGCGGCGTATCGTCAATGGCATCGACACCGGCGCCTATGGTCGCAAGCCGAAAGCCGACGCTCTGCCGCGCCTGATCAAGCGCCCCGGCGAGAAGTGGCTGGGCACGCTGGCCGGTCTGCGCGCGGTGAAGAATCTGCCGCGTCTGGTGCGTGCTTTCGCTGCTCTGCCCGACAATTGGCATCTGGTGATTCTGGGCGAGGGGCCCGAGCGCGACGCGATCCGCGCCGAAGCCATGGCGGCCAAGGTGGGGCACCGCTTCCATCTGCCCGGCCATGCCGCCGATCCGGCCAGGGTGGTGGGGCTGTTCGATCTGTTCGCGCTCTCCTCCGACAGCGAGCAGTTTCCGATCAGCGTGGTGGAGGCCATGGCGGCGGGGCTGGCGGTGGCGGCCACCGATGTTGGTGACGTGCGGGCGATGGTTTCTCTGGAAAACCAGCCCTTTATCGTTCCGGCCAGCGATGAGGCTCTTGGCGACGCTCTTGTCAGGCTGGCGCAGGATGAGGCGCTGCGCAATCGCATCGGCGCGGCCAATCGCGCGCGGGCACGGGCCGAGTACGATCAGGCGACCATGGTGGAGGCCTATCGCGCCACCTATGGTTCGGCGCTGGGGGGCATGGCTTTCCCTTAAATGTGCCCCTCAAGTGTTCAGGCGCTCTTCAGGCGCGATGAGCTTGAAGGGGGCATAAGCCGCAAAGGGTTCGGGGGAATCCAAGCATAGACATTGAAAAGCGCGGCTCATCCGCTAAACACCCCCGCTGATGTCCGGCATGCGAGACTGGCCGGCCCTGCGTTACACTCGTCAACTGCGTATCAATCGTAAAGAAAGCGAATTGCCTTGGCCCTGCGTCCCACCACTCCCCAGTCGAGAGCCGATCAGTTGGCCGCGCGCGACGCGGCCCAGACCGATGCCTTCATGCGTGAGGTGGATGAGGCGCTGCGCGAGGACCAGATGAAGTCCGCGCTCAAGCGCTGGGGCCTGCCGGCCGGGATCGCCGTGGTGGTCGCGCTGGGCGGGCTGGGCGGTGGCCTGTGGTATCGCCATCACCAGCAGACGCTGGCCGAGGATCGCGGCATCGCCATCACCCGCGCCATCGACCAGATCGAGGGCGGACGCATCGATCTGGCCACCGCCAGCCTCGATGCCGTCGCCAAGGGCGATGCGGCGGGCAGCGCCGCGCTGGCCAAGCTGATTCAGGCGGGCATCGCCATGCAGCAGAGCAAGACCGGCGATGCGGTGAAGCTTTATGACGCGGTTGCCGCCGATGCCGCCGCGCCTCAGCCCTTGCGCGATCTGGCGACGGTGCGCGGCGTGGCCGCCGCTTTCGACACGCTGGGGCCGGACAAGGCGCTTGAGCGCCTCAAGCCGCTGGCCGTTCCGGGCAACCCGTGGTTCGGCCCGGCGGGCGAGCTGGCGGCGCTGGCCTATCTCAAGCAGGGCAAGAGCGACCAGGCAGGCACGCTGCTGCGCGAGATCGCCAAGGACAAGGATACGCCC from Novosphingobium sp. encodes:
- a CDS encoding tetratricopeptide repeat protein; its protein translation is MALRPTTPQSRADQLAARDAAQTDAFMREVDEALREDQMKSALKRWGLPAGIAVVVALGGLGGGLWYRHHQQTLAEDRGIAITRAIDQIEGGRIDLATASLDAVAKGDAAGSAALAKLIQAGIAMQQSKTGDAVKLYDAVAADAAAPQPLRDLATVRGVAAAFDTLGPDKALERLKPLAVPGNPWFGPAGELAALAYLKQGKSDQAGTLLREIAKDKDTPDTLKARARQLAGLLGFDSIDDIARAPEESAPAPAGPAAAEAAPAGAAPAGAVVTQAPAPGAEAPAARVPAAKVPAPKVPVAHVPAAPLPAAKPAPVKATLAPGLAAPITAAPAALAPAAPAPAQP
- a CDS encoding glycosyltransferase — translated: MSGLKVLHLHSSFDPGGKELRCVQLMNAFGPDLHHSVVSAVAGAMGAAQRLQPGLHVDLAVDYPSLQGKPTPGRLMALAKAMAPYDLVLTYNFGAMDAVMAHTLFGDVLRLPPLVHHEDGFNQDEVEKRKPGRNWYRRIALGRAKALVVPSQRLEAIAVTEWHQPHGKLRRIVNGIDTGAYGRKPKADALPRLIKRPGEKWLGTLAGLRAVKNLPRLVRAFAALPDNWHLVILGEGPERDAIRAEAMAAKVGHRFHLPGHAADPARVVGLFDLFALSSDSEQFPISVVEAMAAGLAVAATDVGDVRAMVSLENQPFIVPASDEALGDALVRLAQDEALRNRIGAANRARARAEYDQATMVEAYRATYGSALGGMAFP